Within Actinosynnema pretiosum, the genomic segment TTCCCCCTGCGCGTGCGACGCGCGGCGTGCTTGTTCACCCTGGCCTCGGCGGCCTTGCGGCGGGACCGGACGGCCTTGCTCACGCCGTAGGACAGCGCGGCGGCCTTGACCAGGGGCCCGCCGAGGGTGGCGGTGAACAGGGACGTCAGCGCGGACACGTTGCCGGTCACCGCACGCGCGTTGGCGGTGATGCCGTCCACGCGCTCCAACTGGGTGTTGACGTGCGTGATCGTGGCGTTGGCGCCGCTGAAGATCGGGTCGCTGTTCTGGTGCGCCTTGCGGATGGCGATCGTCGCCTCGTCGAGCGTGCGCCCGAGCTTGAAGAGGGCGATCCCCATGAGCAGCACAAGCAGCACGAACGCGCCGGCGGCGACCAGCGCGGCGATCTGCCCTGGCGACACGAATCCTCCATGGGTTGCTGGTGGGGCGCGGTGGGGAGGCTCAAGGCTACCGCGTGTCGCCCGGTCGGACTCTGGTGGATCTCGCCCGCGCGCCGGGGGCGGCGGGGCTCGGCGCACCGAGTGGCCGGAGGACTACGCAGCGGTGATCACGAGAAGTACTCGGATGTCCGATCCCCTGACCTGCGCCGTTGTCGTAGCGTCGGACGGGCAGTGTTTCACGCCAGGTTTCACCGAGGAGGTAGCGCCATGGACGAGAGCACCTACGAGGCCCCGGCGAGCGGTCTGCTGCTCGCGGTCGAGCCGCTGACCGGAGCGGTCGACCGGGGCAAGGCCAACGGCGCGGTCGCGGACAACGACGGCAACGACTGAGTGACCGCTCGGAGCCTGGCCGACCTCGTCGCACCGGACGGGGTCGGCCGCTTCTTCGCGGCGGTGCAGGGGCGGACCCACCTCAGGTTCCCTGGGGAGAGGAGCAGGTTCGCGGACCTGCTGCCCTGGTCCGAGGTCAACCGGGTGCTGCGGCAGCACCGGTTGGAGTTCCCCAGGTTGCGGCTGGCCAAGGACGGCGAGGTGGTGCCCGCGCACGTCTACTCGGAGCTGGTGGACACCCGGCGGGCCGGGCAGGTGCCGAGGGTGCTGCCGGGGAAGTTGGCCGAGCAGGTGCGCGGCGGGGCGACGCTGGTGCTGGACTCGGTGCAGGAGCTGGTGGGCGCGGTCGGCGACCTGGCCGTGGGGCTGGAGCACGAGCTGCGCGAGCGGGTGCAGGTGAACGCCTACGCGGGCTGGGGCGTCACGCACGGGTTCGACGTCCACTGGGACGACCACGACGCGATCGTCGTGCAGGTGTCCGGGCGCAAGCGCTGGCGGATCCACGGGTTCACCAGGGTGGCCCCGATGGTGCGGGACGTCGAGCTGCCGCCCAGGCCCGAGGGCGGGCCGCTGGACGAGTTCGTGCTGGAGGCGGGCGAGGTGCTGTACCTGCCGCGCGGGTGCTGGCACGACGTGTCCGCGGTGGGCGAGGAGTCGCTGCACCTGACCATCGGGGTGAACCGGGCGACCGGGGTGGACCTGGTGGCGTGGCTGGCCGACCAGCTGCGGGCCGACGAGGCGTTCCGGGGCGACCTGCCGAGGTTCGGCACGGCCGCCGAGCAGGCGGGGCACGCGGCGCTGCTGCGGGCCAGGCTGCTGGAGCGGCTGGACGACGGCGTGGTGGCGCGGTTCCTGGCCGACCGGGACGCGCAGGCGCCCGCGGTGGAGCACGTCGGGCTGCCGTGGACGGCGACGTCGGCGCTGCTCCCGGAGGACGACGGGGCCGAGGTGCTGCTGCTCGCGCCGAGGGCGGTGCTCTCGCGCGAGGGCGACGCGGTGGTGCTGGCGGCGGTCGGGAGGCGGCTGGTGTTCGCGGGCGCGGCGGAGCCGGTGCTGGCGGCGCTGCTGGGCGGTCGGGCACGCACGGTGACGTCGTTGGTCGAAGCGGGCGGTCCTGCTCTCGATCGGGTGACTGTGCGCGCCCTGCTCGGGGAACTGGTGGCCCAAGGGCTGCTCTCACCGAAGTGAGTGAGCTAAGTTTAGGCATACCTAACCGGCGAATGGATACAGTCACAGGTATGTCCGAACCCCGTTCCGACGCGCTGCCCGGCTGCGCGGTGGTCACCAGACTGCTCGGCGGCAACCCGGCGGGCACCGCGGCGCGCATGACGTCGTGGCTGCTGATCGAGCAGCCGGGGCCCTGGCAGGCGGACGCGCTGGAACGGGTGCTGGCGCAGGCGTTCCCCCCTGGGCGGCTGGACGCGCTGCGGGCCGGCGGGCTGCGCCCGCTGCTCGTCCGCCGTCCGGGCAGGCACCACCGCTCCCCCGGCGCGAAGCGCGCGGTGTTCGTGGCCAGCGGGCGGCCCGGCTGGCGGTGGCTGGAGCGGATCGAGGTCTCGGACCTGGCTGAGCTGGCCGCGCTGGACCTGGAGGCCGTGGGCGCCGGGGTGCCGGGGCACGGGGTCCCGGTGGAGGGGCCGATGTTCCTGGTGTGCACGCACGGGTCCAAGGACATGTGCTGCGCGGTGCTCGGCAGGCCGCTGGCGGGGGTGCTCGCGCAGAACCACCCGGACCGGGCGTGGGAGGTCAGCCACCTGGGCGGGGACCGGTGGGCCGGGAACCTGCTGGTGGTGCCGGACGGGTTCCTGCACGGGC encodes:
- a CDS encoding DUF948 domain-containing protein; this encodes MSPGQIAALVAAGAFVLLVLLMGIALFKLGRTLDEATIAIRKAHQNSDPIFSGANATITHVNTQLERVDGITANARAVTGNVSALTSLFTATLGGPLVKAAALSYGVSKAVRSRRKAAEARVNKHAARRTRRGNR
- a CDS encoding cupin domain-containing protein translates to MTARSLADLVAPDGVGRFFAAVQGRTHLRFPGERSRFADLLPWSEVNRVLRQHRLEFPRLRLAKDGEVVPAHVYSELVDTRRAGQVPRVLPGKLAEQVRGGATLVLDSVQELVGAVGDLAVGLEHELRERVQVNAYAGWGVTHGFDVHWDDHDAIVVQVSGRKRWRIHGFTRVAPMVRDVELPPRPEGGPLDEFVLEAGEVLYLPRGCWHDVSAVGEESLHLTIGVNRATGVDLVAWLADQLRADEAFRGDLPRFGTAAEQAGHAALLRARLLERLDDGVVARFLADRDAQAPAVEHVGLPWTATSALLPEDDGAEVLLLAPRAVLSREGDAVVLAAVGRRLVFAGAAEPVLAALLGGRARTVTSLVEAGGPALDRVTVRALLGELVAQGLLSPK
- a CDS encoding sucrase ferredoxin is translated as MSEPRSDALPGCAVVTRLLGGNPAGTAARMTSWLLIEQPGPWQADALERVLAQAFPPGRLDALRAGGLRPLLVRRPGRHHRSPGAKRAVFVASGRPGWRWLERIEVSDLAELAALDLEAVGAGVPGHGVPVEGPMFLVCTHGSKDMCCAVLGRPLAGVLAQNHPDRAWEVSHLGGDRWAGNLLVVPDGFLHGQLGPDEAALVAKAALTGQVAPEHLRGRTSATTPWAQFAEIALRKAMGYRGVDSALAVDERPVAGSDGHARVVTVLGVEREYEVVVRRNGVVGSGVSRCSGRIEPPSFVTEGIRPLEPVALPG